The following coding sequences lie in one Synechococcus sp. PCC 7336 genomic window:
- a CDS encoding DevA family ABC transporter ATP-binding protein produces MQRFTMQNFTSNQPAIHIQHLDHCFGRGQLRKQVLFDINLEIFSGEIVILMGHSGSGKTTLLTLVGGLRSVQSGSLKVLGRELCGTTPEQLVLARRHNGYIFQAHNLHRSLTALENVCMGLEVQGNLGRQEMLERAAAMLEHVGLGDRAHAYPDNLSGGQKQRVAIARALVSHPAIVLADEPTAALDSHSGREVVNLMQTLAKEQGCTILLVTHDNRILDVADRIVTMEDGRLINNSAISAAA; encoded by the coding sequence ATGCAACGTTTTACCATGCAAAATTTTACGTCTAACCAACCGGCCATTCACATCCAGCATCTCGACCATTGTTTCGGTCGGGGTCAACTGCGCAAGCAAGTGCTCTTCGATATCAATTTGGAAATTTTTTCAGGAGAAATTGTCATTCTGATGGGACACTCCGGTTCTGGAAAAACGACCCTCCTGACGTTGGTCGGCGGACTGCGTTCCGTTCAGTCAGGAAGCTTAAAAGTGCTCGGTCGGGAACTCTGCGGTACCACTCCAGAACAGCTCGTCCTCGCTCGTCGCCACAACGGATATATTTTCCAGGCTCACAACCTGCATAGAAGCTTAACTGCCCTCGAAAATGTCTGCATGGGACTGGAGGTGCAAGGCAATCTCGGGCGGCAGGAGATGCTCGAACGGGCAGCCGCCATGCTAGAGCATGTGGGTTTAGGCGATCGCGCGCACGCCTATCCCGACAATCTGTCCGGCGGTCAGAAGCAACGGGTGGCGATCGCCCGCGCCCTCGTCAGTCATCCGGCAATTGTCCTCGCCGACGAACCCACTGCCGCTCTCGACAGCCATTCCGGTCGAGAGGTGGTCAACTTGATGCAGACCTTAGCCAAAGAGCAGGGATGCACGATTTTACTGGTCACCCACGACAATCGCATTTTGGATGTGGCCGATCGCATCGTCACCATGGAGGATGGCAGACTCATTAACAATTCTGCAATATCTGCAGCAGCCTGA
- a CDS encoding SRPBCC family protein, producing the protein MADHWLEHTCQIQVPASIDRVWSLWSNLEQLPRWMKWISSVQTLDGDLSRWTLSSRGFTFNWTSKTHTVIHQQRIEWESVDGLHNRGCLRFYDRKADGTIVRLSIAYSVPGWLAAILQIPFIDRIVESTLQADLERFKAFAIANP; encoded by the coding sequence ATGGCTGACCATTGGCTAGAACACACCTGTCAAATCCAGGTACCCGCAAGCATCGATCGCGTTTGGTCGCTGTGGTCCAATCTGGAGCAATTACCCCGTTGGATGAAATGGATTAGTTCCGTCCAAACCCTCGATGGCGATCTGTCCCGCTGGACCCTTTCCAGTCGCGGTTTTACCTTCAACTGGACCTCTAAAACCCATACAGTTATCCACCAACAGCGCATTGAATGGGAATCGGTGGATGGACTGCACAACCGAGGCTGCTTGCGCTTTTACGATCGCAAAGCGGACGGCACCATCGTTCGTCTTTCCATTGCCTACTCCGTTCCCGGCTGGCTGGCCGCTATCCTGCAAATCCCATTTATCGATCGCATTGTCGAATCGACTCTGCAAGCGGATTTGGAGCGGTTTAAGGCTTTTGCGATCGCTAACCCCTGA
- a CDS encoding helix-turn-helix domain-containing protein: MKPEQRSRSANIVGPRVRWMREKLQLTQDELAGRLARYGITLDYVKIGQIENGKRRVIDWELVAMAKALGVSITWLLSGDEESW, encoded by the coding sequence TTGAAACCGGAACAACGCTCTCGCTCCGCCAATATCGTTGGCCCTAGAGTCCGTTGGATGCGAGAAAAGTTGCAGCTCACCCAGGATGAGTTGGCAGGACGTTTAGCTCGATATGGAATCACTCTAGATTATGTCAAGATCGGGCAGATCGAGAACGGCAAGCGCCGCGTGATTGATTGGGAATTAGTGGCCATGGCAAAGGCTTTAGGGGTTTCTATCACCTGGCTGCTGAGTGGCGATGAGGAGTCTTGGTAG
- a CDS encoding RNA polymerase sigma factor, RpoD/SigA family translates to MTSSLLWTDEAADGENDRPAQRRSRSKRSVASFGSVEDAVDLYLNEIGRVERISHADEIQFSRAVRQKIELDTQQQELAETLGRQPSSAEFAKHVDKTELELRSIEHKGKRAQQILINANLRLVVSVAKKYLNRGVPFLDLIQEGNIGLIRATERFDAERGYRFSTYAHWWIRQGVTRCIANQGRTIRLPVHMVDKVRHLKRSIRDLSKEYGRRPTEEELADAMGVKLKKLRTIQQSASLPISLDVTVGPEGETRLGDLLEDRNSDRPFQEIVANTMQADVQTALEILKPMEQDVLRLRYGFDGGKGKTLREVGDYFNLTRERIRQIEKEALRKLRSMKTTRRRLDGYLN, encoded by the coding sequence ATGACCTCCTCTCTACTCTGGACTGACGAAGCCGCTGATGGGGAGAACGACCGGCCTGCTCAGCGGCGATCGCGTTCTAAAAGGTCGGTCGCCTCTTTTGGCAGCGTTGAAGATGCGGTAGATCTCTATCTCAACGAAATTGGCCGTGTAGAACGCATCAGCCATGCCGACGAAATTCAGTTTTCTCGTGCGGTACGCCAAAAAATTGAACTGGACACTCAGCAACAGGAGCTGGCCGAAACCCTAGGTCGCCAGCCCAGCAGCGCCGAGTTCGCCAAGCATGTGGACAAGACGGAATTAGAACTGCGGTCGATCGAGCATAAGGGCAAGCGCGCCCAACAAATATTGATAAACGCCAATCTGCGCTTAGTGGTCAGCGTTGCCAAAAAATATCTCAATCGCGGTGTCCCTTTCCTCGACTTAATTCAAGAGGGCAATATCGGCTTGATCCGCGCCACTGAGAGATTTGACGCCGAGCGGGGCTATCGCTTTAGTACTTATGCCCACTGGTGGATTCGCCAGGGGGTAACCCGCTGTATTGCCAACCAAGGTCGGACGATTCGCTTACCCGTTCACATGGTGGATAAAGTGCGCCATCTCAAGCGTTCCATCCGCGATCTCTCAAAGGAATACGGCCGCCGCCCCACTGAAGAGGAACTGGCCGATGCAATGGGGGTAAAGCTAAAGAAACTGCGCACCATTCAGCAATCGGCGTCGCTGCCCATCTCCCTCGATGTCACCGTCGGCCCCGAAGGGGAAACTCGACTGGGGGACTTGCTGGAAGATCGCAATTCCGATCGCCCGTTCCAGGAAATAGTGGCGAATACCATGCAGGCAGATGTCCAAACTGCATTGGAAATTCTCAAACCGATGGAACAGGATGTGTTGCGCCTTCGCTATGGCTTTGATGGCGGTAAGGGCAAGACTCTGCGAGAAGTAGGAGACTACTTCAACCTAACCCGCGAGCGCATTCGCCAAATTGAGAAGGAAGCGCTCCGCAAGCTGCGATCGATGAAAACCACTCGCAGAAGACTGGATGGCTATTTGAATTAG
- a CDS encoding KH domain-containing protein — protein sequence MGWQHMPDYIGLTRMLLEPLLEEGSSLAVDCETTCGGKRILLRASFSQEDKGRVFGRGGRTIHAVRQVLSAAGELAHQRVQLDVGDRDRPSSPRGRRR from the coding sequence GTGGGTTGGCAGCACATGCCGGATTACATCGGTCTCACTCGGATGCTATTGGAGCCGCTGTTGGAAGAAGGCAGCAGCTTGGCTGTGGACTGCGAAACCACCTGCGGCGGCAAGCGAATTCTGTTGCGGGCCTCCTTCAGCCAAGAGGATAAGGGCCGCGTGTTCGGTCGCGGCGGACGGACGATTCATGCTGTCCGGCAAGTGCTGAGCGCTGCTGGCGAGCTGGCCCACCAGCGAGTGCAACTCGATGTAGGCGATCGCGATCGCCCTAGCAGCCCTCGGGGGCGACGGCGGTAG
- the rpsP gene encoding 30S ribosomal protein S16, protein MVKLRLKRFGKKREASYRIVAIDSRARRQGRPIEELGYYNPRTKETILKVAEIAKWLRRGAQPSDTLDSLFKKARIYEMVKSGVEISSEPITIASSEKVEESVVAEEPVTVAEPAPAAEAETVGTSEAEADSVEAPVADAEETAEMAADTAEKVEESVSAEEPVAAEESVTVEESVAEEAPATEAETVETSEAEAEADSVEATVADAEETAETEPDAEEAADTETTEEVAATA, encoded by the coding sequence ATGGTGAAACTGCGGTTGAAGCGCTTCGGTAAAAAGCGGGAAGCCAGCTATCGGATTGTGGCTATCGACAGTCGCGCTCGCCGTCAGGGTCGTCCCATCGAAGAGTTGGGCTACTACAATCCCCGTACCAAAGAAACTATCCTCAAAGTGGCAGAAATTGCTAAATGGCTGCGCCGAGGCGCTCAACCCAGCGACACCTTAGATTCTTTATTCAAAAAAGCTCGCATTTACGAAATGGTGAAATCTGGTGTCGAAATTTCCAGCGAGCCCATCACCATTGCTTCCTCTGAGAAGGTAGAAGAGTCTGTCGTGGCAGAGGAGCCCGTAACGGTAGCAGAGCCCGCCCCTGCAGCAGAGGCAGAGACTGTTGGAACGTCCGAAGCTGAGGCTGACAGTGTAGAAGCCCCAGTTGCCGATGCCGAAGAAACTGCTGAGATGGCAGCGGACACAGCAGAAAAGGTAGAAGAGTCCGTATCGGCAGAGGAACCCGTAGCGGCAGAAGAATCCGTAACGGTAGAGGAGTCCGTCGCAGAAGAAGCTCCTGCAACAGAGGCAGAGACCGTTGAAACGTCTGAAGCTGAGGCTGAGGCTGACAGTGTAGAAGCTACTGTTGCCGATGCCGAAGAAACCGCTGAGACGGAACCGGACGCAGAAGAAGCCGCCGACACAGAAACGACTGAAGAAGTGGCTGCTACCGCCTAG
- a CDS encoding HEAT repeat domain-containing protein, translated as MAVDLAALAAKLESDRPADRMVALAQLREVPDEQAVPLILKVVGDDLQQVRSFAVFALGVKQTEASLPALIEILESDEDYGIRADAAGALGYLEDRRAYGPLVRAFYEDVEWLVRFSAAVALGNLKDERAFDLLLRALDEADGLMQQAAIAALGEIGDVRAVDRLLSFVQSEDWLVRQRLAQALGNLPTPKSRSALEYLTRDPQDTVATTALYALRELDRREANKALP; from the coding sequence ATGGCGGTGGATTTAGCGGCATTGGCCGCAAAGTTAGAGAGCGATCGCCCTGCCGACCGCATGGTGGCCCTCGCGCAATTGCGCGAAGTGCCTGACGAGCAGGCGGTTCCGCTGATTTTAAAAGTGGTGGGGGACGATCTCCAACAGGTGCGATCGTTTGCGGTGTTTGCGTTGGGAGTCAAGCAAACCGAGGCTTCGCTGCCAGCACTGATTGAAATTTTAGAATCTGACGAAGATTATGGTATCCGTGCCGATGCGGCTGGAGCTCTGGGCTATCTGGAAGATCGCCGTGCTTACGGACCCTTGGTGCGGGCGTTTTACGAAGATGTGGAGTGGTTGGTGCGCTTTAGTGCGGCCGTAGCGTTAGGCAATCTCAAAGATGAGAGAGCCTTCGATCTACTCCTACGGGCTCTCGATGAGGCGGATGGGTTAATGCAACAGGCGGCGATCGCCGCTCTGGGCGAAATTGGCGATGTGCGGGCTGTCGATCGCCTGCTGAGCTTTGTCCAGTCGGAGGATTGGCTGGTGCGCCAGCGGCTAGCCCAGGCGTTAGGGAATTTACCGACCCCAAAAAGCCGATCGGCCTTGGAATATTTGACCCGCGATCCGCAAGATACGGTGGCAACCACAGCGCTCTACGCTCTCAGAGAATTAGACCGGCGAGAGGCCAATAAAGCGCTGCCGTAG
- a CDS encoding bifunctional riboflavin kinase/FAD synthetase, which translates to MHVIRDLHQARRPAAVALGNFDGVHRGHQQVIEPVVNADCGISTILTFDPHPREVLSGQSRPALTPLSERLRLFESLGVEQVILLPFTPEFASQSPQDFIDRVLVAGLGARAVSVGWDFCFGYRRSGRVKTLQQWGDRTGVQVYAIEAVEWEGDRISSSRIRAALASGNVQLAQTLLSRPYHLCGPVVQGDRRGRELGFPTANMAVSPQKVLPCDGVYSGWVYWTDVNGMGEGQHRQPVVLNIGQRPTFDSRDRTVEVHLLDWSGNLYGSELTVALHRFLRPERKFSSIAQLVQQLERDCQQAREHCAVLSQ; encoded by the coding sequence GTGCATGTAATTCGCGATTTACACCAAGCCCGTCGTCCTGCTGCTGTGGCATTGGGAAATTTCGATGGTGTCCATCGCGGCCACCAGCAGGTGATCGAGCCGGTCGTCAATGCAGACTGCGGCATCAGCACCATCCTCACCTTCGACCCCCACCCCCGCGAAGTCCTATCCGGCCAGTCTCGTCCCGCCCTCACCCCCCTGTCAGAACGCCTCCGTCTGTTCGAATCGTTGGGGGTCGAGCAGGTGATTTTGCTGCCGTTCACCCCCGAATTTGCCAGTCAATCTCCTCAAGACTTTATCGATCGAGTCTTGGTGGCCGGTCTGGGGGCTCGTGCCGTGAGTGTGGGATGGGATTTCTGTTTTGGCTATCGACGCTCGGGTCGAGTGAAAACCCTACAGCAATGGGGCGATCGCACTGGGGTGCAAGTCTATGCGATTGAGGCCGTGGAATGGGAGGGCGATCGCATTAGCAGTTCCCGCATTCGGGCGGCCTTGGCCAGTGGCAACGTTCAGCTCGCGCAGACGCTACTGAGCCGTCCCTACCATTTGTGCGGGCCAGTGGTGCAAGGCGATCGGCGGGGTCGAGAATTGGGATTTCCCACAGCCAATATGGCCGTTTCTCCCCAAAAAGTCTTGCCCTGCGATGGCGTTTATAGCGGTTGGGTGTATTGGACAGATGTGAATGGTATGGGGGAGGGCCAGCACCGACAGCCAGTCGTGCTCAACATTGGCCAGCGACCCACATTTGACAGTCGAGACCGAACGGTGGAGGTTCACCTGCTCGATTGGTCGGGGAATTTGTACGGCAGCGAACTAACAGTCGCGTTACATCGGTTTTTGCGGCCCGAACGCAAATTCAGCTCGATCGCCCAGCTCGTACAGCAATTGGAACGAGATTGCCAGCAGGCCCGCGAGCACTGCGCGGTTTTGTCACAGTAA
- a CDS encoding CGLD27 family protein: MSTPLADELFPEPEPLHPVPDEQIPMREYENLRASGFFRWATLDVQTYYRRLGWIGFWSGAIVSPIAAASFPPDRQLAHLLLAVLGAGLASIVLATLRLYLGWSYIRQRLEKESIVYEESGWYDGETWVKPEEELAKDRLVVEYQVQPVLKRLYRTFSGSLAISALGAIVWPFV; encoded by the coding sequence GTGTCCACCCCATTGGCTGACGAGCTCTTTCCCGAACCCGAACCGCTGCATCCGGTTCCTGACGAACAGATTCCCATGCGCGAGTACGAAAACCTGCGGGCGTCGGGATTTTTTCGTTGGGCCACCCTCGACGTGCAAACCTACTATCGGCGCTTGGGCTGGATTGGCTTTTGGTCGGGTGCGATTGTTTCTCCAATTGCAGCAGCTAGCTTTCCCCCCGATCGCCAATTAGCGCACCTGCTGTTAGCGGTGCTGGGGGCGGGATTGGCCAGCATAGTTCTGGCCACGCTGCGACTCTATCTGGGCTGGTCGTACATCCGGCAGCGACTGGAAAAGGAGTCGATTGTGTATGAGGAGAGTGGCTGGTATGACGGCGAAACTTGGGTCAAACCGGAGGAGGAATTAGCCAAAGATCGACTGGTGGTGGAATATCAGGTGCAACCGGTGCTGAAACGACTGTACCGCACCTTCTCTGGCAGTTTGGCGATCTCCGCCCTCGGCGCGATCGTCTGGCCTTTTGTCTAG
- the fabD gene encoding ACP S-malonyltransferase: MSIAWIFPGQGSQAVGMGVDLADLPHVKTTLEKAEFVLGWSLLDLTAEQLKETTYTQPALYIIETLLADRLKSTHSPAAVAGHSLGEYSALYCAGVFDFLTGLKLVQQRSQLMATARAGTMAAVMGFDRDRLEALCEQTEGVVVANDNSSDQVVLSGEKLAIESVIAAAKPKRSIFLPVSGAFHSPLMADAAAQFASVLETVEFQPPAIPVYSNVTAAATRDPEIVKANLRNQVTGSVRWRETISNMVADGVDTVWEVGPGKVLTGLTRRIDRNLGRVNIGDATSLAAMLNPSE; the protein is encoded by the coding sequence ATGTCAATCGCCTGGATCTTTCCCGGACAGGGCTCGCAAGCTGTGGGTATGGGGGTCGATCTCGCCGATTTACCGCACGTCAAAACAACTTTGGAGAAAGCGGAGTTCGTGCTGGGGTGGTCGCTCCTAGACTTGACAGCAGAGCAGTTGAAGGAAACCACCTATACTCAGCCCGCTCTGTATATTATCGAAACCCTCCTCGCAGACCGACTGAAGTCCACCCACTCGCCTGCTGCCGTCGCCGGTCACAGCTTGGGAGAATACAGCGCCCTCTACTGTGCGGGAGTGTTCGATTTTCTGACCGGGCTCAAACTCGTACAGCAGCGATCGCAACTGATGGCCACTGCCCGAGCCGGCACAATGGCTGCTGTCATGGGATTCGATCGCGATCGCCTGGAAGCCCTTTGCGAACAGACTGAAGGGGTGGTGGTCGCCAATGACAACAGCTCCGATCAAGTGGTGCTGTCAGGGGAAAAACTAGCGATTGAGTCAGTGATTGCAGCCGCTAAACCCAAGCGCAGTATTTTCTTGCCTGTCTCTGGTGCTTTTCACTCCCCGCTCATGGCCGATGCCGCCGCCCAGTTTGCTAGCGTATTAGAGACAGTCGAGTTTCAACCGCCCGCCATTCCCGTCTACAGCAACGTAACCGCCGCCGCCACACGCGATCCCGAGATCGTCAAGGCCAACCTGCGCAATCAAGTGACGGGCTCCGTGCGTTGGCGGGAAACCATCTCGAATATGGTGGCGGATGGCGTAGATACCGTCTGGGAAGTGGGGCCGGGGAAAGTGCTGACGGGACTGACGCGGCGCATCGATCGCAACTTGGGCCGCGTTAATATCGGCGATGCTACCTCTCTGGCAGCAATGTTAAACCCCTCTGAATAG
- a CDS encoding DUF2267 domain-containing protein, giving the protein MSVENFSPAEQAFLGKVMQKANLPDIYDARNITIVVFRALRDLMTTEAAERTEETFDDERIALLWKDDNPIVAALAKLRPPLEVDTETFLRRIRQEGGVPGGVTAEAAVNAVFSTAKGELPADRIAEISGFLPDGLKTMWEQA; this is encoded by the coding sequence ATGTCAGTGGAGAATTTTAGTCCTGCCGAGCAAGCCTTTCTAGGGAAAGTCATGCAGAAGGCCAATCTGCCCGATATATACGATGCGAGAAATATCACAATTGTTGTGTTTCGTGCTTTGCGAGACTTAATGACGACAGAAGCTGCCGAACGTACTGAAGAAACGTTTGATGATGAGAGAATTGCACTACTTTGGAAAGATGACAATCCCATCGTGGCAGCATTGGCAAAACTGCGTCCCCCGCTAGAGGTGGATACAGAAACTTTCTTGCGTCGCATTCGGCAGGAGGGTGGTGTGCCTGGAGGAGTGACAGCAGAAGCAGCCGTTAATGCTGTTTTTTCGACCGCTAAAGGTGAACTGCCTGCCGACCGCATCGCAGAGATTTCTGGCTTTTTACCTGATGGACTTAAAACCATGTGGGAACAGGCATAG
- a CDS encoding beta-ketoacyl-ACP synthase III → MTSSALKPVQLVSVATAVPDCVLSNDELGQVVDTSDEWIFPRTGIRERRILPPDRSLVDLATAAGREAIARAQLDPMDIDIVILATSTASERFGSAGAIQGVLGAKRAVAFDLTAACTGFVFAVATAAQFLQTGCYRRALVIAADVLSRTVDWSDRRTCVLFGDGAGAVVLEAGQTAGLLGMELRSDGTGCDLLTLRNEAEPHQLTDSIQVGQYRNQFIAMNGREVYKFAVREVPEVLEKTLFHSGLEAKEVDGFFLHQANQRILDAIAARMDVPVERFASVMDRFGNTSAASIPLALADWVERGELTVGQLAVAAGFGAGLTWGAIAFRWGRLDD, encoded by the coding sequence TTGACTTCTTCTGCTCTCAAACCCGTCCAACTGGTCAGTGTTGCCACTGCTGTGCCCGATTGCGTGCTCAGCAATGACGAGCTCGGCCAAGTGGTAGATACCTCCGACGAGTGGATTTTCCCCCGCACCGGAATTCGGGAACGACGCATCTTGCCCCCCGATCGCAGCCTCGTCGATTTGGCAACTGCAGCGGGACGGGAGGCGATCGCGCGCGCGCAGCTCGATCCGATGGATATCGATATCGTCATTTTGGCCACCTCCACCGCCAGCGAGCGGTTTGGATCGGCAGGAGCGATTCAAGGGGTGTTGGGGGCCAAGCGGGCAGTTGCCTTCGACCTGACTGCCGCCTGTACGGGATTTGTGTTTGCGGTGGCGACGGCAGCGCAGTTTTTGCAAACCGGATGCTATCGCCGCGCCTTGGTGATCGCGGCAGATGTGCTCTCCCGTACCGTGGACTGGAGCGATCGCCGCACCTGCGTGCTGTTTGGGGACGGCGCTGGGGCCGTGGTGCTCGAAGCCGGTCAAACGGCGGGCTTGCTGGGAATGGAGTTGCGCTCGGACGGAACTGGCTGCGATCTGTTGACATTGCGAAATGAAGCAGAACCCCATCAATTGACGGACTCCATTCAGGTGGGCCAGTACCGCAATCAGTTCATTGCTATGAACGGGCGCGAGGTTTATAAATTTGCCGTGCGGGAAGTGCCGGAAGTGTTGGAGAAAACTCTCTTCCACTCCGGTCTAGAGGCAAAAGAAGTAGACGGGTTCTTTCTTCACCAAGCCAACCAGCGCATTTTGGATGCGATCGCCGCTCGCATGGACGTGCCGGTGGAGCGTTTCGCCTCCGTCATGGATCGGTTTGGCAATACCTCCGCCGCTTCCATTCCGCTGGCACTAGCCGATTGGGTGGAGCGGGGGGAACTGACTGTCGGTCAACTGGCTGTGGCCGCTGGATTTGGAGCGGGTTTGACTTGGGGAGCGATCGCTTTCCGCTGGGGCCGCTTAGACGATTGA
- the plsX gene encoding phosphate acyltransferase PlsX, whose amino-acid sequence MRIAVDAMGGDYAPAEIVKGALLAHSQHNIDIALVGRPDAMAPHLPSNLPDGIEIVEAEDDIGMGEEPIEALRRKRKASIRVTMDLVRKRKADAAVAAGNTGAAMAAALLRLGRIPGIDRPAIAAMFPTLAQKPVMILDVGANVDSRPKFLEHFAIMGSLYSECVLGVNRPKVGLLNIGEEASKGNEQVVTAYQHLKQLDHINFVGNAEGRDVLTGDFDVVVCDGFVGNILLKFAESVGMVATQILREELPRGWHGKLGATILMPNLKNVKRRMDYAEYGGGLLLGVNGVCIITHGSSKAGMVSNAIRLAKEAVEHRVIDRIQAEIVTARETIEGQSAATVSPATAPVAPKVVSLDSASREALDASHMHSRSP is encoded by the coding sequence GTGCGCATTGCCGTTGATGCTATGGGGGGCGACTATGCTCCCGCAGAGATCGTAAAGGGTGCGCTATTGGCCCACAGTCAACACAACATCGACATTGCCCTAGTCGGTCGTCCCGATGCCATGGCCCCCCACCTGCCTTCGAATCTGCCCGACGGCATCGAGATCGTGGAAGCCGAAGACGACATCGGCATGGGTGAAGAGCCGATCGAGGCCCTGCGTCGCAAGCGCAAAGCTTCCATTCGGGTGACGATGGATTTGGTGCGCAAAAGGAAGGCAGATGCAGCGGTGGCGGCGGGCAATACCGGCGCGGCGATGGCGGCAGCTCTGCTGCGCTTGGGTCGCATTCCGGGGATCGATCGTCCGGCGATCGCCGCAATGTTCCCCACCTTGGCCCAAAAACCGGTCATGATTCTGGACGTGGGAGCCAATGTCGATAGTCGGCCCAAATTTTTAGAACACTTTGCCATCATGGGCTCCCTCTACAGCGAATGTGTCTTGGGGGTGAACCGCCCTAAGGTGGGCTTGCTCAATATTGGCGAAGAAGCCAGCAAAGGCAACGAGCAGGTGGTGACCGCCTACCAACATCTCAAACAACTGGACCACATTAACTTTGTCGGCAATGCCGAAGGGCGCGACGTTCTGACCGGCGATTTCGACGTTGTTGTCTGCGATGGCTTTGTGGGCAATATTTTGCTCAAATTTGCCGAAAGCGTCGGCATGGTAGCCACACAAATTTTGCGGGAAGAATTACCTCGAGGTTGGCACGGTAAATTGGGGGCCACGATCCTCATGCCCAACCTCAAAAATGTGAAGCGCCGGATGGATTATGCCGAATATGGCGGCGGTTTGCTATTGGGAGTCAATGGTGTTTGCATCATCACCCACGGCAGTTCTAAGGCTGGGATGGTGAGCAATGCTATCCGTCTGGCCAAAGAGGCTGTCGAGCATCGCGTGATCGATCGCATTCAAGCTGAAATTGTGACTGCCCGCGAAACCATTGAGGGGCAGTCCGCCGCGACAGTCTCTCCGGCAACTGCTCCGGTCGCCCCCAAAGTCGTCTCCCTCGACTCTGCCTCCCGCGAAGCCTTGGATGCCTCCCACATGCACTCGCGATCGCCGTGA
- a CDS encoding cytochrome b6-f complex subunit PetN, whose product MDIVTIGWIAVMAFFVFSLAFLVWGRGGM is encoded by the coding sequence ATGGATATCGTCACGATCGGTTGGATTGCAGTTATGGCCTTTTTTGTCTTCTCCCTCGCCTTTTTGGTGTGGGGAAGGGGCGGCATGTAA
- a CDS encoding aldo/keto reductase — protein MQYRRFGRTELQMPVFSCGGMRYQHKWQDIALAEVPADGQRNLEATIRRSLELGITHIETARGYGSSEMQLGYVLPKLPRDRLIIQTKVGPSADANRFRQTFEQSLRYLQLDFVDLLGIHGINTPEHIRQTLRPGGCMDVARELVARGKVRFVGFSTHGPCDVIVDAIRSGRFDYVNLHWYYINQTNWPAIAAATQADMGVFIISPSDKGGRLYDPPQKLVDLCHPLSPMVFNDLFCLSHPEVHTLSLGAARPSDFDEHLKVLPLLDRADEILPDILARLEQAMVDRFGEEWVKTWQVGLPSHEKTPDGINIPTILWLRNLALAYDMVEYGKARYNLLTNAGHWFPGGKAERVSARKLAKCLEQSPHRDRIPQYLKEAHELLGGEAVQRLSQS, from the coding sequence GTGCAGTATCGCCGCTTCGGTCGGACAGAGTTGCAAATGCCGGTGTTTAGCTGTGGCGGGATGCGCTACCAGCACAAATGGCAGGATATTGCTCTTGCCGAGGTGCCCGCAGACGGCCAGCGCAATCTGGAGGCCACGATTCGGCGATCGCTAGAGTTGGGCATCACCCACATTGAAACGGCTCGAGGCTACGGTTCGTCAGAAATGCAGTTGGGCTACGTGCTACCTAAACTGCCGCGCGATCGCCTCATTATCCAAACCAAAGTGGGCCCCTCAGCAGATGCGAACCGATTTCGCCAAACTTTCGAGCAATCCCTCCGCTATCTCCAGCTCGACTTTGTAGACTTACTGGGCATTCACGGCATCAACACCCCCGAACACATCCGGCAAACCCTACGTCCCGGCGGTTGTATGGATGTGGCACGAGAGCTAGTGGCACGAGGTAAAGTTCGGTTTGTAGGTTTTTCTACCCACGGCCCCTGTGATGTCATTGTGGATGCGATTCGCTCCGGGCGGTTCGATTATGTCAATCTGCACTGGTATTACATCAATCAAACCAACTGGCCCGCGATCGCTGCTGCCACCCAAGCGGATATGGGGGTGTTTATTATTAGCCCCTCCGACAAAGGCGGGCGCTTGTACGATCCCCCTCAAAAGCTGGTGGATTTGTGCCATCCCCTCAGCCCGATGGTCTTCAACGATCTGTTTTGCCTCTCGCACCCCGAAGTCCATACCCTCAGTCTCGGAGCAGCCCGACCGAGCGACTTTGACGAACATCTCAAAGTCTTACCCTTGCTCGATCGCGCCGACGAGATCCTGCCGGATATTTTGGCTCGATTGGAGCAGGCGATGGTGGATAGGTTTGGGGAAGAGTGGGTAAAAACTTGGCAGGTGGGACTGCCGTCCCACGAAAAGACCCCCGACGGCATTAACATTCCCACGATTTTGTGGCTGCGCAATTTGGCCCTGGCTTACGACATGGTGGAATACGGCAAGGCGCGATACAACCTATTGACGAATGCCGGTCATTGGTTTCCGGGGGGGAAGGCGGAACGGGTGTCGGCGCGCAAGTTGGCCAAATGTTTGGAGCAGAGTCCCCATCGCGATCGCATTCCCCAGTACCTCAAAGAAGCTCACGAGTTATTGGGCGGCGAAGCTGTGCAGCGCTTATCCCAAAGTTAA